The following are from one region of the Bacillus sp. BGMRC 2118 genome:
- the rnr gene encoding ribonuclease R, translating into MDIIQEHMNQLLVFMKEEAYTPLTIQELEEAFGIEDSSAFKDFVKALVQMEEQGLIVRTRSNRYGLPEKMNLIRGKVIGHPKGFAFVQTEEKEKQDIFIPPSDLKNAMHGDTVLVRLQPQSSGQREEGQIVRIIERGVKEVVGTYEESRSFGFVVVDDKRITHDIFVPKGASKGAVDGHKVVVKITTYPEGRMSAEGEVVHILGHKNDPGIDILSVIHKYGLPQEFPAEAIQQANEVPDTISEIGKRRDLRDQVIVTIDGADAKDLDDAVTVTKLDNGHYKLGVHIADVTHYVTEGSPIDVEAADRATSIYLVDRVIPMIPHRLSNGICSLNPKVDRFTLSCEMVIDQNGEVVSHEIFESVIKTTERMTYKDVNSILEDQDEEIREKYRDLVPMFELMGELQKVLRNKRMERGAIDFDFKESKVLVDEEGKPYDVVLRERSIGERLIEEFMLLANETVAEHFHWMNVPFMYRIHEDPKEEKLTRFFEFITNFGYVVKGSANSIHPRALQQVLEAVQGTPEEPVISTVLLRSMKQARYDAESLGHFGLSTEFYTHFTSPIRRYPDLIVHRLIRTYLIEGKLDEKTKEKWDHLLPDIADHSSNMERRAVDAERETDELKKAEYMEDKIGEEYDGIISSVTNFGLFVELPNTIEGLVHVSDLTNDYYRYDESSYAMIGERTGNIYRIGDEITVRVANVNKDERSIDFEIVGMKGTRRTTERKDRPTVIKSRGNDSGRGGNRGGKGRRSDSTTDGRSGNKNSRSGGGRAKDEKSPSSRPPKKKKKHFENAPKAKRKPKRK; encoded by the coding sequence ATGGATATCATTCAAGAGCATATGAATCAATTGCTTGTCTTTATGAAGGAAGAGGCGTATACACCACTTACGATTCAGGAACTTGAAGAAGCATTTGGTATTGAAGACTCTTCTGCTTTTAAGGATTTTGTAAAAGCATTAGTACAAATGGAAGAACAAGGGCTAATCGTGAGAACCCGAAGTAATCGTTATGGATTGCCTGAAAAAATGAACTTAATACGCGGGAAAGTCATTGGTCATCCGAAGGGCTTTGCATTTGTTCAGACCGAGGAAAAAGAAAAACAAGATATCTTTATCCCGCCATCTGACTTAAAAAATGCAATGCATGGTGATACCGTACTCGTACGTTTACAACCACAATCTTCTGGTCAGAGAGAAGAAGGACAGATTGTCCGAATTATTGAACGTGGTGTGAAGGAAGTCGTTGGTACATACGAGGAAAGCAGAAGCTTCGGCTTTGTGGTAGTAGATGACAAGCGTATTACTCATGACATTTTTGTACCAAAAGGAGCTTCAAAGGGTGCGGTAGATGGCCATAAGGTTGTTGTGAAGATTACAACGTATCCGGAAGGGCGCATGAGTGCAGAAGGAGAAGTCGTACACATTTTAGGTCATAAGAATGATCCGGGGATTGATATTCTATCTGTCATTCATAAATATGGTCTGCCGCAAGAATTCCCTGCAGAAGCAATCCAGCAGGCGAATGAAGTGCCAGATACGATTTCTGAAATTGGAAAACGACGTGACCTTCGCGATCAAGTGATTGTAACAATCGATGGTGCAGACGCGAAGGACTTAGATGATGCGGTAACTGTAACGAAATTAGACAATGGACACTATAAACTAGGTGTTCACATTGCTGATGTAACTCATTATGTGACAGAAGGTTCACCGATTGATGTAGAGGCTGCTGATCGTGCGACGAGTATCTACCTAGTTGACCGTGTTATTCCAATGATTCCACATCGCCTTTCCAATGGGATTTGTTCATTAAATCCGAAAGTCGACCGATTTACTTTATCCTGTGAAATGGTTATTGACCAAAATGGTGAAGTTGTCAGTCATGAAATATTTGAAAGTGTCATTAAAACAACTGAACGAATGACATATAAAGACGTAAATTCAATTCTAGAGGACCAAGATGAAGAAATACGTGAAAAATATCGCGATCTTGTTCCAATGTTTGAATTAATGGGCGAGCTTCAAAAAGTACTGAGAAACAAAAGAATGGAGCGAGGAGCAATTGACTTTGATTTTAAAGAATCAAAAGTCCTTGTTGATGAAGAAGGAAAACCATACGATGTCGTACTTCGTGAACGTTCAATCGGAGAAAGATTAATTGAAGAGTTCATGCTTCTAGCAAATGAAACAGTAGCAGAACACTTCCATTGGATGAACGTGCCATTCATGTACCGAATCCATGAAGATCCAAAGGAAGAAAAGCTGACTCGTTTCTTCGAGTTCATTACGAACTTTGGTTATGTTGTAAAAGGATCTGCAAACTCAATCCATCCGCGTGCCCTCCAGCAGGTGCTAGAAGCGGTACAAGGTACGCCAGAAGAACCTGTTATATCAACAGTTCTACTACGTTCCATGAAGCAGGCACGCTATGACGCAGAAAGTCTAGGTCACTTTGGATTATCAACAGAGTTCTACACACACTTTACATCTCCAATTCGTCGATATCCGGACTTAATCGTTCATCGTTTGATCAGAACATATTTAATAGAAGGAAAACTTGATGAGAAGACGAAGGAAAAGTGGGATCACCTGCTTCCAGACATTGCTGACCATTCTTCGAATATGGAACGACGAGCAGTGGATGCAGAAAGAGAAACAGATGAGCTGAAGAAAGCTGAATATATGGAAGATAAAATCGGTGAGGAATATGATGGAATCATTAGCTCTGTTACGAATTTCGGGTTGTTCGTTGAACTTCCAAATACAATTGAAGGCTTAGTTCACGTTAGTGATTTAACGAATGACTACTATCGCTATGATGAAAGCTCATACGCGATGATCGGAGAACGGACCGGTAACATCTACCGAATTGGTGATGAAATCACAGTTCGTGTGGCAAACGTCAACAAAGACGAACGCTCCATCGACTTCGAAATCGTAGGGATGAAGGGCACTAGACGTACTACTGAGCGAAAAGACCGTCCAACTGTCATCAAAAGCAGAGGAAACGATTCTGGGCGTGGTGGCAACAGAGGTGGAAAAGGCAGAAGAAGTGATAGCACAACAGATGGCCGAAGCGGTAATAAAAATAGCCGCAGTGGTGGAGGAAGAGCGAAGGACGAAAAGTCACCAAGCAGCCGTCCACCAAAGAAAAAGAAAAAGCACTTCGAAAACGCACCAAAAGCAAAACGCAAACCAAAGCGTAAATAA
- a CDS encoding alpha/beta fold hydrolase, translating into MKRVLPKPFFFEGGERAVLCLHGFTGNSADCRMLARYLEKQGYTCYGPQYRGHGVPPEELVKYGPDEWWQDVQDAYNFLKEKGYDKIAVVGLSLGGVFSLRLGYTVPIKGIVTMCAPMYIKSEEVMYQGVLEYAAEYKRQEEKSEEVILQEMEQFKQSPMKTLKALQQLIAEVRENVDMIYAPTFVVQARHDHMINTDSANIIYKNIESIEKKIKWYEESGHIITFDKEKEQLHEDVHAFLESIDWS; encoded by the coding sequence GTGAAAAGAGTATTACCAAAGCCGTTTTTCTTTGAAGGAGGAGAGCGTGCCGTTTTATGCTTGCATGGATTTACAGGCAATTCTGCAGACTGCCGAATGCTTGCGAGATATTTAGAGAAACAAGGCTATACATGTTATGGACCTCAATACAGGGGACATGGAGTACCACCTGAAGAGTTAGTGAAATATGGTCCAGATGAATGGTGGCAGGATGTACAGGATGCATACAATTTCTTGAAAGAAAAAGGCTATGACAAAATTGCGGTCGTTGGATTATCGCTCGGCGGAGTTTTTTCATTAAGGTTGGGTTATACTGTACCAATAAAGGGAATCGTAACAATGTGTGCACCAATGTATATCAAAAGTGAAGAAGTCATGTACCAGGGTGTTTTAGAGTATGCTGCCGAATATAAACGACAAGAGGAAAAGTCAGAAGAAGTCATTCTTCAGGAAATGGAGCAATTCAAGCAGTCTCCGATGAAAACATTAAAGGCTCTTCAACAATTAATTGCGGAAGTTCGGGAAAATGTGGATATGATTTATGCTCCAACATTCGTTGTACAGGCAAGGCATGATCATATGATTAATACAGATAGTGCAAATATTATCTACAAGAATATCGAATCGATCGAGAAAAAGATAAAATGGTACGAAGAGTCCGGCCATATAATTACGTTTGATAAGGAAAAAGAACAACTACATGAGGATGTACATGCTTTCTTAGAAAGTATTGATTGGTCATAG
- a CDS encoding triose-phosphate isomerase — translation MRKPIIAGNWKMHKVLSEAKGFIEEVKSHVPSEEKIESVVCAPALFLETLVNDTKGTAVKIGAQNMHFEDSGAFTGEISPVALADLGVQYVIIGHSERREMFAETDEGVNKKALAAFKHGLTPIICCGETLEQREAGETNAIVGDQVKKALAVFTEDQVKQSVIAYEPIWAIGTGKTATSEEANEVCTYIRQTIASQFSTEAADEVRIQYGGSVKPSNIKELLSQSDIDGALVGGASLEASSYLQLLEAASE, via the coding sequence ATGCGTAAACCAATTATTGCAGGCAACTGGAAAATGCACAAAGTACTTTCCGAAGCAAAAGGATTTATTGAAGAAGTAAAGAGTCACGTACCATCTGAAGAAAAGATTGAATCAGTAGTTTGTGCTCCTGCGTTATTTTTAGAAACTCTAGTAAATGATACAAAGGGAACAGCTGTTAAAATCGGTGCCCAAAACATGCACTTTGAAGATAGTGGAGCATTTACAGGAGAAATCAGTCCTGTTGCTTTAGCTGACCTAGGAGTACAGTATGTAATTATCGGTCACTCTGAGCGACGTGAAATGTTTGCTGAAACGGACGAAGGTGTAAACAAAAAAGCGCTAGCTGCTTTCAAGCACGGCTTAACCCCAATTATCTGCTGCGGAGAAACATTAGAACAACGTGAAGCTGGAGAAACAAATGCGATTGTTGGAGATCAAGTGAAAAAGGCTTTAGCTGTTTTCACTGAGGACCAAGTAAAGCAAAGTGTAATCGCTTATGAACCAATTTGGGCAATTGGAACCGGGAAGACGGCTACTTCTGAAGAAGCAAATGAAGTATGTACGTACATTCGCCAAACCATTGCTTCGCAGTTCTCGACTGAAGCTGCAGATGAAGTTCGCATTCAATACGGCGGAAGCGTTAAGCCTTCTAATATTAAAGAGCTTTTATCACAATCTGATATTGACGGTGCATTAGTAGGTGGCGCAAGCCTTGAAGCGTCTTCTTACTTACAGCTGCTGGAGGCTGCTAGCGAATGA
- the secG gene encoding preprotein translocase subunit SecG, which produces MHTLFVTLLVIVSIGLIVVVLLQSGKSAGLSGAISGGAEQLFGKQKARGIDAVLQRLTIVLSVLFFVLTIAVAYFGV; this is translated from the coding sequence GTGCATACTTTATTCGTAACCTTGTTAGTTATTGTATCGATTGGTCTAATTGTCGTTGTACTTCTTCAATCTGGTAAGAGTGCTGGTTTATCTGGTGCGATCTCCGGTGGAGCAGAGCAATTATTTGGTAAGCAAAAAGCACGTGGAATTGATGCGGTGTTACAACGTTTAACGATTGTACTATCCGTTTTGTTCTTCGTTCTAACAATTGCCGTAGCGTATTTCGGCGTATAA
- a CDS encoding 2,3-bisphosphoglycerate-independent phosphoglycerate mutase, with protein sequence MTKKPVALIILDGFALRDEQKGNAVVQAKKPNFDRFWNEYPHQTLIASGEAVGLPQGQMGNSEVGHLNIGAGRIVYQSLTRVNVAIREGEFEKNETFIEAMNHVKKKGTNLHLFGLLSDGGIHSHIQHLYALLKLAKSEGVENVFIHGFLDGRDVGPQTAKSYIQDLQQKIEEIGVGEIATLSGRYYSMDRDKRWERVEKSYRAMVYGEGPTYRTPMECVEDSYQNGIYDEFVLPSVITKEDGTPIQTLKDDDAVIFYNFRPDRAIQISNTFTNEDFRSFDRGEQHPKNLHFVCLTHFSETVDGYVAFKPTNLDNTLGEVLAQNGLKQLRIAETEKYPHVTFFFSGGREQQFPGEERILINSPKVATYDLQPEMSAYEVTDALLSEIDQDKHDVIILNFANPDMVGHSGMLEPTIKAVETVDECLGKIVDSIIAKGGVAIITADHGNADEVITLEGNPMTAHTTNPVPVIVTKKDVELREDGKLGDLAPTVLDLLSVEKPKEMTGISLIKALF encoded by the coding sequence ATGACGAAAAAGCCTGTTGCGTTAATTATTTTAGATGGCTTTGCCCTGCGTGATGAACAAAAAGGAAATGCAGTTGTTCAGGCAAAGAAGCCTAACTTTGACCGCTTTTGGAATGAGTATCCACACCAAACGCTTATTGCAAGTGGAGAAGCTGTCGGGTTACCGCAAGGACAAATGGGTAACTCTGAAGTGGGTCACTTAAACATCGGTGCTGGACGTATCGTTTACCAAAGCTTAACTCGTGTGAATGTGGCGATTCGTGAAGGTGAGTTTGAAAAGAACGAAACTTTCATAGAGGCAATGAACCACGTGAAGAAAAAGGGAACGAATCTTCACCTTTTTGGTTTATTATCTGATGGTGGAATTCACTCCCATATTCAACATCTATATGCTTTGTTGAAGCTGGCAAAGTCAGAAGGTGTGGAAAATGTGTTTATTCACGGTTTCTTAGATGGACGTGATGTTGGTCCACAAACTGCCAAGTCATATATACAAGATTTGCAGCAAAAAATAGAAGAGATCGGTGTCGGTGAGATTGCGACTCTTTCTGGTCGATACTACTCAATGGACCGTGACAAACGCTGGGAACGTGTTGAAAAGTCCTATCGTGCAATGGTTTATGGAGAAGGACCAACGTATCGTACTCCTATGGAATGTGTTGAAGATTCTTATCAAAACGGAATTTATGACGAGTTCGTTTTACCTTCTGTGATTACGAAGGAAGACGGTACACCGATTCAAACACTAAAAGATGACGATGCGGTAATTTTCTATAACTTCCGTCCAGACCGTGCGATACAAATATCGAATACGTTCACAAACGAAGATTTTCGTTCTTTTGACCGCGGTGAGCAGCATCCGAAAAATCTACACTTTGTGTGTTTGACTCACTTTAGTGAGACGGTAGACGGTTATGTGGCATTTAAGCCAACGAACCTTGATAATACACTCGGTGAAGTGCTTGCACAAAATGGATTGAAGCAGCTTCGAATTGCTGAAACGGAAAAGTATCCACATGTAACATTCTTCTTTAGTGGAGGACGTGAGCAGCAATTCCCTGGTGAAGAACGAATTTTAATTAACTCACCAAAGGTTGCTACATATGATTTACAACCTGAAATGAGTGCGTATGAAGTAACAGATGCACTACTAAGTGAGATCGATCAAGATAAGCATGATGTCATTATTTTAAACTTTGCAAATCCTGACATGGTTGGTCACTCTGGCATGCTAGAGCCAACAATTAAGGCAGTAGAAACAGTGGATGAGTGTTTAGGAAAGATTGTGGATAGCATCATTGCGAAAGGTGGCGTTGCCATTATTACCGCTGATCACGGTAATGCTGATGAAGTTATCACACTAGAAGGAAATCCGATGACAGCTCATACAACAAATCCTGTACCTGTTATCGTTACGAAGAAGGATGTAGAGCTTCGTGAAGATGGAAAGCTTGGAGACTTGGCACCAACTGTACTTGATTTGCTTTCTGTAGAAAAACCAAAAGAAATGACAGGAATTTCATTAATCAAGGCTCTTTTCTAA
- the gap gene encoding type I glyceraldehyde-3-phosphate dehydrogenase: protein MTVKIGINGFGRIGRNVFRAALNNANVEVVAVNDLTDAHTLAHLLKYDTVHGVLNAEVTVGENSLIVNGKEIKVLAERDPAQLGWGNLGVDIVVESTGRFTKREDAAKHLEAGAKKVIISAPASNEDITVVMGVNEDKYDAANHHVISNASCTTNCLAPFAKVINDNFGIKKGMMTTVHSYTNDQQILDLPHKDLRRARAAAENIIPTSTGAAKAVSLVLPELKGKLNGMAMRVPTPNVSLVDLVVELEKDVTAEEINGALKEAAEGNLKGILQYSEEPLVSSDYNGDPHSSTIDALSTMVLEGNLVKVISWYDNESGYSHRVIDLAEYIVKQGL, encoded by the coding sequence ATGACAGTGAAAATTGGGATTAATGGTTTTGGACGTATTGGACGTAATGTATTTCGTGCAGCTTTAAATAATGCAAACGTAGAAGTGGTAGCAGTTAATGACTTAACAGATGCTCACACATTAGCTCACCTATTAAAATATGACACAGTTCACGGTGTATTAAATGCAGAAGTAACAGTTGGTGAAAATTCACTAATCGTTAACGGTAAAGAAATTAAAGTACTAGCAGAACGTGACCCAGCACAATTAGGTTGGGGAAATCTTGGTGTTGATATCGTTGTTGAATCAACAGGTCGTTTCACAAAGCGTGAAGATGCTGCGAAGCACCTTGAAGCTGGAGCGAAAAAAGTAATTATCTCTGCACCTGCATCAAACGAAGATATTACAGTAGTTATGGGTGTTAATGAAGATAAGTATGATGCAGCAAATCATCACGTAATCTCAAACGCATCTTGTACAACAAACTGCTTAGCACCATTTGCGAAAGTAATTAACGATAACTTCGGAATCAAAAAAGGTATGATGACAACTGTTCACTCATACACAAATGACCAACAAATTCTAGACTTACCACATAAAGACCTGCGCCGTGCTCGTGCAGCAGCAGAAAACATCATTCCTACATCAACTGGTGCAGCGAAAGCAGTTTCACTAGTATTACCAGAACTTAAAGGTAAGTTAAATGGTATGGCAATGCGTGTACCAACTCCAAACGTATCGTTAGTTGACTTAGTTGTAGAGCTTGAAAAAGACGTAACAGCTGAAGAAATTAATGGAGCTTTAAAAGAAGCAGCAGAAGGAAACTTAAAAGGGATTCTTCAATACAGTGAAGAGCCATTAGTATCAAGTGACTACAATGGAGATCCACACTCTTCAACAATTGATGCATTATCTACAATGGTATTAGAAGGTAACTTAGTGAAAGTTATATCTTGGTATGACAACGAATCTGGTTACTCTCACCGTGTGATCGATTTAGCAGAGTATATTGTAAAACAAGGACTATAA
- a CDS encoding phosphoglycerate kinase codes for MNKKSVRDVDVKGKRVFCRVDFNVPMQDGEVTDDTRIRAALPTIQYLSEQGAKVILASHLGRPKGAVVEELRLDSVAKRLSDLLGKPVSKVDEAYGEEAELGISKLNEGDVLLLENVRFYPGEEKNDAELSKEFAKLADVYVNDAFGAAHRAHASTAGIAQHIPAVAGFLMEKELEVLGKALSNPERPFTAIIGGAKVKDKIGVIENLLEKVDNLIIGGGLAYTFVKALGHEVGKSLLEEDKIDLARSFIEKAKEKGVKFYMPVDAIVADEFSNDANTKVVDIDSIPSDWEGLDIGPKTSETYRDVILSSKLVIWNGPMGVFELESFANGTKAVGQALADAKDTYTVIGGGDSAAAVEKFGVADQMDHISTGGGASLEFMEGKVLPGVQVLNDK; via the coding sequence ATGAACAAGAAGTCAGTTCGTGATGTGGATGTGAAAGGGAAAAGAGTATTTTGTCGTGTAGATTTTAATGTTCCGATGCAGGATGGAGAAGTGACAGATGACACGAGAATTCGTGCTGCACTGCCAACCATTCAGTATTTATCAGAGCAAGGGGCAAAAGTGATACTCGCTTCCCACCTTGGTCGTCCAAAAGGGGCGGTTGTTGAAGAGCTGCGTTTAGATTCAGTTGCCAAACGTCTTAGTGATCTATTAGGAAAGCCTGTTTCAAAGGTGGATGAAGCATACGGAGAAGAAGCAGAACTAGGTATTTCTAAGCTAAATGAAGGTGACGTGCTATTACTTGAAAATGTTCGTTTTTATCCAGGTGAGGAGAAGAACGATGCAGAGCTTTCAAAGGAATTTGCAAAACTTGCTGATGTGTATGTGAATGATGCATTTGGTGCAGCACACCGTGCGCATGCCTCTACAGCAGGTATCGCTCAGCATATTCCAGCGGTTGCAGGCTTCTTAATGGAAAAAGAGCTTGAGGTACTAGGGAAAGCTTTATCAAATCCAGAACGTCCATTCACAGCCATTATTGGTGGTGCAAAGGTAAAAGATAAAATCGGTGTAATTGAAAACCTCCTGGAAAAAGTAGATAACTTAATAATTGGTGGTGGCTTAGCTTACACGTTCGTAAAAGCATTAGGCCACGAAGTTGGAAAGTCACTGCTAGAAGAAGACAAGATTGACCTTGCTCGCAGCTTTATTGAAAAGGCGAAGGAGAAAGGTGTTAAATTTTATATGCCGGTTGATGCAATTGTGGCAGATGAATTCTCAAACGATGCCAATACAAAGGTAGTAGATATCGACTCTATTCCTAGCGATTGGGAAGGACTGGACATTGGACCAAAAACGAGTGAAACCTACCGTGATGTAATTCTAAGCTCCAAACTTGTAATTTGGAACGGGCCGATGGGAGTCTTTGAATTAGAATCATTTGCAAATGGTACAAAGGCTGTCGGACAGGCGTTAGCTGATGCAAAAGATACATATACCGTAATTGGTGGGGGAGACTCCGCTGCAGCAGTTGAAAAGTTTGGCGTAGCTGATCAAATGGACCATATCTCAACAGGTGGCGGTGCTTCACTAGAGTTTATGGAAGGTAAAGTATTACCGGGAGTTCAAGTATTAAACGATAAATAA
- the eno gene encoding phosphopyruvate hydratase: MPFIIDVYAREVLDSRGNPTIEVEVYTESGAMGRALVPSGASTGEYEAVELRDGDKSRYLGKGVEKAVSNVNDLIAEAVVGMDVTDQVAIDQVLIELDGTENKGKLGANAILGVSMAAARAAADYLDLPLYKYLGGFNAKTLPVPMMNIINGGAHADNSVDIQEFMVMPVGAESFKEALRTGAEIFHSLKDVLKEKGHNTAVGDEGGFAPNLGSNEEALQTIIEAIERAGYKPGEEVRLAMDVAASELYSKEDGKYHLSGEGVVKTSAEMVDFYEQLVAKYPIISIEDGLDENDWEGHKLLTERLGDKVQLVGDDLFVTNTSKLSEGIEKGVSNSILIKVNQIGTLTETFEAIEMAKRAGYTAVISHRSGETEDSTIADIAVATNAGQIKTGAPSRTDRVAKYNQLLRIEDELGFTGHYGGLSSFYNLRK; the protein is encoded by the coding sequence ATGCCATTTATTATTGATGTTTATGCTCGTGAAGTATTAGATTCTCGTGGTAACCCAACAATTGAAGTAGAGGTATATACTGAATCAGGTGCAATGGGTCGTGCTTTAGTTCCAAGTGGTGCTTCAACTGGTGAATACGAAGCAGTTGAACTTCGTGATGGAGACAAGAGCCGTTACCTTGGTAAAGGTGTAGAAAAAGCAGTTTCAAACGTTAACGACTTAATCGCTGAAGCAGTGGTTGGAATGGACGTTACGGATCAAGTTGCCATTGACCAAGTGTTAATTGAACTTGATGGTACAGAAAACAAAGGTAAACTTGGAGCAAACGCAATTCTAGGTGTATCCATGGCTGCTGCTCGTGCAGCTGCTGACTACTTAGATCTACCACTTTACAAATATCTTGGTGGATTCAACGCAAAAACTCTACCAGTTCCAATGATGAACATCATTAACGGTGGAGCTCATGCTGATAACTCTGTAGACATTCAAGAATTCATGGTTATGCCAGTTGGTGCAGAAAGCTTCAAGGAAGCCCTGCGCACAGGTGCTGAAATATTCCATAGCTTAAAGGATGTACTAAAAGAAAAAGGCCACAATACAGCTGTTGGTGACGAAGGTGGATTTGCACCAAACCTAGGTTCAAATGAAGAAGCTCTTCAAACAATCATCGAAGCAATCGAGCGCGCTGGTTACAAGCCAGGTGAAGAAGTACGCCTAGCAATGGACGTAGCAGCATCTGAGCTATACAGCAAAGAAGATGGCAAGTACCACTTAAGTGGTGAAGGTGTTGTAAAGACATCTGCTGAAATGGTCGACTTCTATGAGCAACTTGTTGCAAAATACCCTATCATCTCCATTGAAGATGGATTAGATGAAAATGACTGGGAAGGACACAAACTATTAACGGAACGCCTTGGCGACAAAGTTCAATTAGTTGGTGACGACCTATTCGTAACAAACACTTCTAAGCTTTCAGAAGGTATCGAAAAAGGTGTAAGTAACTCAATCTTAATTAAAGTAAACCAAATCGGTACATTAACTGAAACATTCGAAGCAATTGAAATGGCAAAGCGTGCAGGTTACACAGCTGTTATCTCTCACCGCTCTGGTGAAACAGAAGACAGCACAATTGCAGACATCGCAGTTGCAACAAACGCTGGTCAAATCAAAACAGGTGCACCATCTCGTACAGATCGTGTAGCGAAATACAACCAATTACTACGTATTGAAGACGAGCTAGGCTTCACTGGACACTACGGTGGATTAAGCTCATTCTACAACCTACGTAAATAA